One window of the Candidatus Microbacterium colombiense genome contains the following:
- a CDS encoding Na+/H+ antiporter subunit E gives MSAAGKRHLWRDIGSQLPFLAWLVVLWMLLWAQFTVLSFLTGLVVAIFVTRVFRLPTVALSGRINIWYAALFVVQFLFAVLQGALYVTIQVFDFRRQPGAAIIGVPLRYADDLVMTHVAVTASLIPGSLVVEADRDRRILYLHVIGVRNASDVEKQREGVLVWERRIVRALGSPAQYRALRADERAGSLKGGAR, from the coding sequence ATGAGCGCCGCGGGCAAGCGCCACCTCTGGCGGGACATCGGGTCCCAGCTGCCGTTCCTCGCCTGGCTCGTCGTGCTGTGGATGCTGTTGTGGGCGCAGTTCACGGTGCTGTCCTTCCTCACCGGACTCGTGGTCGCGATCTTCGTGACGCGCGTCTTCCGGCTGCCCACCGTCGCCCTCTCGGGACGGATCAACATCTGGTACGCGGCACTCTTCGTCGTGCAGTTCCTGTTCGCAGTGCTGCAGGGCGCGCTGTACGTGACCATCCAGGTGTTCGACTTCCGCCGTCAGCCTGGCGCCGCGATCATCGGGGTACCGCTGCGCTACGCCGACGATCTGGTCATGACGCACGTCGCCGTCACCGCCTCACTGATCCCCGGGTCGCTCGTCGTCGAAGCCGATCGCGACCGCCGCATCCTGTACCTGCACGTGATCGGCGTGCGCAACGCGAGCGACGTCGAGAAGCAGCGCGAGGGTGTGCTGGTCTGGGAGCGGCGCATCGTGCGCGCACTCGGAAGCCCGGCGCAATATCGTGCTCTCCGGGCTGACGAGCGTGCAGGATCGCTGAAGGGCGGTGCTCGATGA
- the mnhG gene encoding monovalent cation/H(+) antiporter subunit G, protein MNVFGLLIPDAVIDVAVLVLILLGAVLCLSAAVGLLHFRDVPSRLHAATKPQVLGLVFICLAIALSQRSVGGILLGLVLVAPIVLMQFATAPLSAHMVGRQAYRNGTTEQRVLVVDELADSKQTPPAAG, encoded by the coding sequence ATGAACGTCTTCGGCCTTCTGATCCCCGACGCCGTGATCGATGTGGCGGTGCTCGTGCTCATCCTGCTCGGCGCGGTGCTGTGCCTCTCGGCAGCCGTCGGACTCCTGCACTTCCGCGACGTGCCCTCACGCCTGCATGCGGCGACCAAGCCCCAGGTGCTCGGGCTGGTCTTCATCTGCCTCGCCATCGCACTGTCGCAGCGCAGCGTCGGCGGCATCCTGCTCGGTCTCGTGCTGGTCGCCCCGATCGTGCTCATGCAGTTCGCGACCGCGCCGCTCTCGGCCCACATGGTCGGACGCCAGGCCTACCGCAACGGCACGACCGAGCAGCGCGTGCTGGTCGTCGACGAGCTGGCCGATTCGAAGCAGACCCCGCCCGCCGCCGGCTAG
- a CDS encoding LacI family DNA-binding transcriptional regulator, producing MSSHETPRRATIADVAREAGVATSTASVVFSGKAKVAAATRERVLAAAAELGYAGPDPRAASLRRGRSGIVAVVLEGHLRAAFLDPVTTAMMDGLTDGLAELSAGILLMRDEPGEDGSALASAPVDAFVLIGCSGRTRASLEVVRGRGLPVVVIEGDAGDGIPRITLDNTAAAADVARHVRDLGHRDVALVTLSPDAERQRGLLTDERLATATVDVTIDRLAGMREIFPDAPAISAAGSLIDEGLIVGRMLLEDPATRPTAVLAQSDLLAVGVIRAAEELGLRVPEDVSVAGFDGIAVDGLGAQTLTTSVQPAVEKGRAAGEQVARMLRGEQGITQHLTCRFRAGETTAPPRS from the coding sequence ATGAGCAGTCATGAGACGCCCCGGCGCGCGACGATCGCTGATGTCGCACGCGAGGCGGGAGTGGCGACCTCGACGGCCTCCGTGGTCTTCAGCGGCAAGGCCAAGGTGGCCGCGGCCACCCGTGAACGCGTCCTCGCCGCGGCGGCCGAGCTCGGATACGCGGGTCCGGATCCCCGCGCGGCGTCGCTGCGTCGCGGTCGCAGCGGGATCGTCGCGGTCGTGCTGGAAGGTCATCTCCGCGCCGCGTTCCTCGATCCGGTGACGACGGCGATGATGGACGGCTTGACCGATGGCCTGGCCGAGCTCAGTGCCGGCATCCTGCTGATGCGTGATGAGCCGGGCGAAGACGGGTCCGCCCTGGCCAGCGCACCGGTCGACGCCTTCGTGCTGATCGGATGCTCGGGACGCACGCGCGCCTCGCTGGAGGTCGTGCGCGGCCGTGGGCTCCCCGTCGTGGTGATCGAAGGCGACGCGGGCGACGGCATCCCGCGCATCACCCTCGACAACACCGCCGCCGCCGCGGATGTCGCCCGGCATGTGCGGGATCTCGGGCATCGCGACGTCGCGCTCGTCACGCTGTCGCCGGATGCCGAGCGTCAGCGGGGGCTGCTGACCGACGAGCGTCTCGCGACCGCCACGGTCGACGTGACCATCGACCGCCTCGCCGGCATGCGCGAGATCTTCCCGGATGCGCCGGCCATCTCGGCCGCCGGCAGCCTGATCGACGAGGGGCTCATCGTCGGACGGATGCTGCTCGAAGATCCAGCGACACGTCCCACTGCCGTTCTCGCCCAGAGCGATCTGCTCGCGGTCGGCGTGATCCGGGCCGCCGAGGAGCTGGGGCTGCGGGTGCCGGAGGATGTCTCCGTGGCAGGCTTCGACGGCATCGCGGTCGACGGCCTCGGCGCGCAGACCCTCACCACGAGCGTGCAACCCGCGGTCGAGAAGGGGCGAGCGGCGGGCGAGCAGGTCGCCCGGATGCTGCGGGGCGAGCAGGGCATCACGCAGCACCTGACCTGCCGGTTCCGCGCCGGAGAGACGACGGCTCCGCCCCGTTCATGA
- the nucS gene encoding endonuclease NucS, protein MRLVIARCSVDYTGRLNAHLPLATRLLVHKGDGSLLVHSDGGSYKPLNWMSPPCSLAPEEPGEEEASAGVVEVWRVTHKKTGDALRVQIYEIIHDSSHELGIDPGLQKDGVEADLQRLLAEQVDRISEGATLVRREYPTAIGPVDLLVRDADGAAIAVEIKRRGDIDGVEQLTRYLELLGRDPHLSPVQGVFAAQEIKPQARVLAEDRGIRCLVLDYDDMKGIESGIPRLF, encoded by the coding sequence ATGCGTCTCGTCATCGCCCGATGCTCGGTCGACTACACCGGTCGGCTCAATGCCCATCTCCCGCTTGCCACGCGCCTGCTCGTGCACAAGGGGGACGGGAGTCTGCTCGTGCACTCGGACGGCGGCAGCTACAAGCCTCTGAACTGGATGAGCCCGCCCTGCTCCCTCGCCCCCGAAGAGCCCGGCGAGGAAGAAGCGAGCGCCGGCGTCGTCGAGGTCTGGCGCGTCACCCACAAGAAGACGGGCGATGCGCTGCGCGTGCAGATCTACGAGATCATCCACGACTCCTCGCACGAGCTCGGCATCGACCCCGGACTGCAGAAGGACGGCGTCGAGGCAGACCTGCAGCGCCTCCTCGCCGAACAGGTCGACCGGATCTCCGAGGGCGCGACGCTCGTGCGCCGCGAGTACCCGACCGCGATCGGCCCGGTGGACCTCCTCGTGCGCGACGCCGACGGTGCAGCGATCGCCGTCGAGATCAAGCGTCGCGGCGACATCGACGGCGTCGAACAGCTCACCCGTTACCTCGAGCTTCTCGGCCGCGATCCGCACCTCTCCCCCGTGCAGGGCGTCTTCGCCGCGCAGGAGATCAAGCCTCAGGCACGCGTGCTCGCCGAGGACCGCGGCATCCGCTGTCTGGTGCTCGACTACGACGACATGAAGGGCATCGAGTCCGGCATCCCGCGTCTCTTCTGA
- a CDS encoding MFS transporter yields the protein MEPVLTRSQFVRWRAAIFAIFFASGLSIATWASRVPSIKADLGLDNAQVGMILLGMGAASIIGISTSPAVMARTGARRGMLLTILLFAIGITLVGLGATVFTSIPVVLAGMVLFGFGNGSLDVMMNVEATAIEQQMGKTILPVFHAFFSFGTVIGAGIGALAAHLTLTVATHAAIMGALIAVLGVVCFTQVPSREAALDPAETEKPHWRERMHVALEAWREPRTYLLGVVMLGMAFAEGGANDWIALGTEQGHGFTTGTGAVALAVFSVGMTVVRLFGGPLVDRFGRVVVLRILAVAAASGILLFILAPNLPLVLVGAALWGIGASLGFPLGMSAAADDPAKAAARVSAAATIGYVAFLGGPPVLGFISEHIGLLNTLFILVALVVASGLFSGAARPLRADEKTPVAAPAD from the coding sequence ATGGAACCCGTCCTCACTCGCTCCCAGTTCGTGCGCTGGCGCGCCGCCATCTTCGCGATCTTCTTCGCGAGCGGCCTCTCGATCGCCACCTGGGCGTCGCGCGTACCGAGCATCAAGGCCGACCTCGGTCTCGACAACGCACAGGTCGGGATGATCCTGCTGGGCATGGGCGCGGCTTCGATCATCGGCATCTCGACGAGCCCCGCGGTGATGGCGCGCACCGGTGCGCGGCGCGGCATGCTCCTCACCATCCTGCTCTTCGCGATCGGCATCACCCTCGTGGGCCTCGGGGCGACCGTCTTCACCTCGATCCCCGTCGTGCTCGCCGGCATGGTGCTGTTCGGCTTCGGCAACGGCAGCCTCGACGTGATGATGAACGTCGAGGCGACCGCGATCGAGCAGCAGATGGGCAAGACGATCCTTCCGGTGTTCCATGCGTTCTTCAGCTTCGGCACGGTCATCGGGGCCGGCATCGGCGCCCTCGCCGCACACCTCACGCTGACCGTGGCCACGCACGCCGCGATCATGGGCGCACTGATCGCGGTGCTCGGAGTGGTGTGCTTCACCCAGGTGCCGTCGCGCGAGGCCGCGCTCGATCCCGCCGAGACCGAGAAGCCGCACTGGCGCGAGCGGATGCACGTCGCGCTCGAAGCCTGGCGCGAGCCGCGCACCTACCTGTTGGGCGTCGTCATGCTCGGCATGGCGTTCGCCGAGGGCGGCGCGAACGACTGGATCGCCCTGGGCACCGAACAGGGGCACGGGTTCACCACCGGAACGGGCGCTGTCGCGCTGGCCGTGTTCTCGGTCGGCATGACCGTCGTCCGACTGTTCGGCGGGCCCCTCGTCGACCGCTTCGGCCGCGTCGTCGTGCTGCGGATCCTCGCGGTGGCCGCGGCATCCGGAATCCTTCTCTTCATCCTCGCCCCGAACCTTCCCCTGGTGCTCGTCGGCGCGGCACTGTGGGGCATCGGCGCCTCGCTCGGTTTCCCGCTGGGGATGTCCGCCGCGGCCGACGACCCCGCGAAGGCGGCCGCGCGCGTGAGCGCCGCCGCGACGATCGGCTACGTGGCCTTCCTCGGCGGACCCCCGGTGCTCGGATTCATCAGCGAGCACATCGGCCTGCTCAACACGCTGTTCATCCTCGTCGCGCTCGTCGTGGCGTCGGGTCTGTTCTCGGGCGCTGCCCGCCCGCTCCGCGCCGACGAGAAGACACCCGTAGCGGCCCCGGCGGACTGA
- a CDS encoding Na(+)/H(+) antiporter subunit C, producing MDVSLTLIVIMAILFACGVYAMLERSLTRVLIGFLLLGNATNLLLLIVMGVPGNAPFYDAEGDVSDPLPQALTLTAIVITFAVSAFLLALIYRSWQLGQADTVEDDEADIALRERTDADEDLMDDEGDTDDDEATTDFVGVQTAPITVLHMRDHSAIQDDAPTDLPSRPYTGNDEEDRP from the coding sequence ATGGATGTCTCGCTGACCCTGATCGTGATCATGGCCATCCTGTTCGCGTGCGGTGTGTACGCGATGCTCGAGCGCAGCCTCACCCGCGTGCTCATCGGCTTCCTGCTGCTCGGCAACGCGACCAACCTGCTGCTGCTGATCGTGATGGGCGTTCCCGGTAACGCGCCGTTCTACGACGCCGAGGGCGATGTGAGCGACCCGCTGCCGCAGGCGCTCACCCTCACCGCGATCGTCATCACGTTCGCCGTCTCCGCGTTCCTCCTCGCCCTCATCTACCGCTCCTGGCAGCTCGGTCAGGCCGACACGGTCGAGGACGACGAGGCCGACATCGCTCTGCGCGAGCGCACCGACGCCGACGAAGACCTCATGGACGACGAGGGTGACACGGACGACGACGAGGCCACGACCGACTTCGTGGGCGTGCAGACCGCTCCCATCACCGTGCTTCACATGAGAGACCACTCCGCCATTCAGGACGACGCCCCCACCGACCTCCCGTCCCGCCCCTACACCGGCAACGATGAGGAGGACCGCCCGTGA
- a CDS encoding alpha/beta hydrolase yields the protein MPTSYLAPKGTPVTLLEFEHGGSTLIAEAFGEGRHTFLLLHGIGMGRSVYLDVVQRLRGRVIALDLPGFGEAPEPTRTLTMERHADLVAAYLRHVDAGPVVVIGHSMGSQIAAELAARHPTLVEGVVLAGPTVNKAARNLGAQASYLLRDLVGERPLVIWRGAREYLRGGPHLFRKMRATIAHQPEKAFARIDAPVLVLRGESDPLAPMSWCQEIIDEIPGADLQVIPDHGHGTLISDSEPAARLIQGFADRL from the coding sequence GTGCCGACCAGTTATCTCGCCCCGAAGGGCACCCCCGTCACGCTGCTCGAGTTCGAACACGGTGGATCGACACTGATCGCCGAGGCGTTCGGTGAGGGGCGGCACACGTTCCTGCTGCTGCACGGGATCGGCATGGGGCGCAGCGTCTACCTCGACGTCGTCCAGCGACTGCGCGGACGCGTGATCGCGCTCGACCTCCCGGGTTTCGGTGAAGCACCCGAACCCACGCGCACCCTCACGATGGAGCGACATGCCGACCTCGTCGCGGCATACCTGCGGCACGTCGATGCGGGACCGGTGGTCGTGATCGGGCACTCGATGGGGAGCCAGATCGCGGCGGAACTCGCAGCACGGCATCCGACTCTCGTCGAAGGTGTGGTGCTGGCCGGGCCCACCGTGAACAAGGCGGCCCGCAACCTCGGGGCGCAGGCGAGCTATCTGCTGCGCGATCTGGTCGGCGAACGCCCACTGGTGATCTGGCGCGGAGCGCGCGAGTACCTCCGGGGCGGGCCGCACCTGTTCCGCAAGATGCGCGCGACGATCGCCCACCAGCCCGAGAAGGCCTTCGCCCGCATCGATGCACCGGTGCTGGTGCTGCGCGGCGAGAGCGACCCGCTGGCACCGATGAGCTGGTGCCAGGAGATCATCGACGAGATCCCCGGCGCCGACCTCCAGGTCATCCCCGACCACGGTCACGGCACGCTGATCAGCGACTCCGAGCCGGCCGCGCGCCTGATCCAGGGCTTCGCCGACCGGCTGTAG
- a CDS encoding monovalent cation/H+ antiporter complex subunit F, with amino-acid sequence MNVLLIAIMVVFGIAAILTLVRIVRGPSILDRAVASDVLLTEVMCVLGAEMAINGHTRNIPVLLIIAAIGVFGSIAVARFVARRDNTAP; translated from the coding sequence ATGAACGTGCTCCTGATCGCGATCATGGTGGTGTTCGGCATCGCCGCCATCCTCACGCTCGTGCGGATCGTGCGCGGGCCCTCGATCCTCGACCGCGCCGTCGCCTCCGACGTGCTGCTCACCGAGGTGATGTGCGTGCTCGGTGCCGAGATGGCGATCAACGGGCACACCCGCAACATCCCGGTACTGCTGATCATCGCCGCGATCGGGGTGTTCGGCTCGATCGCGGTCGCACGCTTCGTCGCGAGAAGGGACAATACGGCACCATGA
- a CDS encoding response regulator, translated as MSVEVITMLACAVSIIVGLVSACGWIVSRMDARFAQMDERFERMDARIDEKFAALESRLDARIDRVEERMDRIEERIDRVEERIGGVEHELSEVKIAIARLEGPTRRLIPVR; from the coding sequence GTGTCGGTGGAAGTCATCACGATGCTCGCGTGCGCGGTGTCGATCATCGTCGGCCTCGTGAGCGCGTGCGGCTGGATCGTCAGCCGGATGGATGCGCGATTCGCGCAGATGGATGAGCGGTTCGAGCGGATGGACGCGCGGATCGACGAGAAGTTCGCGGCACTGGAGAGCAGACTCGACGCGAGGATCGATCGGGTCGAGGAGCGGATGGACCGGATCGAGGAGCGGATCGATCGGGTCGAGGAGCGGATCGGCGGCGTCGAGCACGAGCTGTCCGAGGTCAAGATCGCGATCGCGCGGCTGGAGGGCCCGACGCGACGGCTCATCCCGGTGCGATGA
- a CDS encoding Na+/H+ antiporter subunit A: protein MLTLLAVFLLGSLLMPVLVRWLGAQAFAIAALVPAAAFVHALVMTPQVLDPAATPFESVEWIPQLGLNLSMNMDVLGWVLTLIVTGVGALVLLYCRWYFHDDSAGIGQFAAVLLGFAGAMYGLVLTDDLVMLVMFWEVTSILSYLLIGHYRRRAASRRAALQALLVTTLGGLVMFVGVVLLVVDAGTSSIREILALAPTGPIVDAAIVMLLIGAISKSALFPFHFWLPGAMAAPTPVSAYLHAAAMVKAGIYLIARFAPIFAFSGPWRPIVISLGIITMLLGGIQALRETDLKRILAFGTVSQLGFFAIVVGYGTQASALAGLALVIGHALFKSALFLIVGVIDRQLSTRDINELSGVGRQAPVMATAAFISVASMAGVAPTLGFVAKESTLTALLDDALAGSPWGLIAIIGVVLGSMLTAAYGVRFLWGAFWTKRDERGDRLPDTAWPDPPVGFLSAPIILAGATLAAGIGAPALDVALHGYAVTATPGLDAAGEATEGPGHLALWHGFEPALGISILSILLGFGLFLLTRRTGWDRKARLIPFTAADVYYLVVRGVDRLSVLSTTLTQRGSLPVYVGTIFVVFVAAEVTALVASDIDRFQLSAWHTPAQIVVAPIMAAAGIFAVRAQKRYTGVVLVSVTGLGMVALFATSGAPDLALTQILVETVTMVTFALVLRRLPARMGEHNASVGRIPRALLGIGVGLTMALIAVVATQSRVADPISAAFPKLAYEIGHGKNVVNVALVDLRGWDTMGELSVLVLAATGVASLVFVTHRADLLAATRTLPRATRKAARSRPLVETTEGIRFQTVENQASPRAWLVGGQKMKPENRSILLEVIVRILFHTIIVVSIFLLFAGHNLPGGGFAGGLVAGMALVMRYIAGGRWELGAAAPTDAGRLLGAGLILAVGTAVIPLFFGLAPLTSSFWEWEIPGIGHMEFVTSTIFDIGVYLVVIGLVLDVLRSLGAEVDRQAQDMRERGVSV, encoded by the coding sequence ATGCTGACGCTCCTCGCCGTGTTCCTCCTCGGGTCGCTGCTGATGCCCGTGCTGGTGCGCTGGTTGGGCGCGCAGGCATTCGCGATCGCCGCGCTCGTTCCCGCCGCCGCCTTCGTGCACGCGCTCGTGATGACGCCGCAGGTGCTCGACCCCGCGGCCACGCCGTTCGAGTCGGTCGAGTGGATTCCGCAGCTCGGCTTGAACCTCTCCATGAACATGGACGTGCTGGGCTGGGTGCTGACGCTCATCGTCACCGGCGTCGGCGCGCTCGTGCTGCTGTACTGCCGCTGGTACTTCCACGACGACTCCGCGGGAATCGGCCAGTTCGCCGCAGTGCTGCTGGGCTTCGCCGGAGCGATGTACGGTCTCGTCCTCACCGACGATCTCGTGATGCTCGTGATGTTCTGGGAGGTGACGAGCATCCTCTCGTACCTCCTGATCGGCCACTACCGACGGCGCGCGGCCAGCCGTCGTGCCGCGCTGCAGGCGCTGCTCGTGACGACCCTCGGCGGGCTCGTCATGTTCGTGGGCGTCGTGCTGCTGGTCGTCGACGCCGGCACCTCCAGCATCCGGGAGATCCTCGCGCTCGCGCCCACCGGTCCGATCGTGGATGCCGCGATCGTGATGCTCCTGATCGGCGCCATCAGCAAGTCGGCGCTCTTCCCGTTCCACTTCTGGCTGCCCGGAGCGATGGCCGCGCCCACTCCTGTCAGCGCCTATCTGCACGCCGCTGCGATGGTGAAGGCCGGTATCTACCTGATCGCGCGTTTCGCCCCGATCTTCGCATTCAGCGGCCCGTGGCGCCCGATCGTCATCAGCCTGGGCATCATCACGATGCTGCTCGGCGGCATCCAGGCGCTGCGCGAGACCGACCTCAAGCGCATCCTCGCCTTCGGAACCGTCAGCCAGCTCGGCTTCTTCGCGATCGTCGTCGGCTACGGCACCCAGGCGTCGGCTCTCGCCGGCCTCGCGCTCGTGATCGGACACGCGCTGTTCAAGTCGGCGCTCTTCCTCATCGTGGGAGTCATCGACCGGCAGTTGTCGACCCGTGACATCAACGAGCTCTCCGGGGTCGGTCGGCAGGCACCGGTCATGGCGACCGCGGCATTCATCTCGGTCGCGTCCATGGCAGGCGTGGCGCCCACGCTCGGATTCGTGGCGAAGGAGTCGACGCTCACCGCCCTCCTCGACGACGCCCTGGCCGGCTCGCCCTGGGGTCTGATCGCGATCATCGGCGTGGTTCTCGGTTCCATGCTCACCGCGGCATATGGCGTCCGCTTCCTGTGGGGAGCGTTCTGGACCAAGCGCGACGAGCGCGGCGACCGCCTGCCCGACACTGCATGGCCCGACCCGCCGGTGGGCTTCCTCTCGGCGCCGATCATCCTCGCCGGTGCGACGCTCGCCGCCGGCATCGGCGCCCCGGCGCTCGACGTCGCCCTGCACGGATATGCGGTGACCGCCACCCCGGGCCTCGACGCCGCCGGGGAGGCGACGGAAGGCCCCGGCCACCTCGCCCTGTGGCACGGGTTCGAACCGGCGCTCGGCATCTCGATCCTCTCGATCCTGCTCGGATTCGGCCTGTTCCTCCTGACCCGCCGCACCGGTTGGGACCGCAAGGCCCGTCTCATCCCGTTCACCGCCGCCGACGTGTACTACCTCGTCGTGCGCGGCGTCGACCGACTGTCCGTGCTGAGCACGACCCTGACCCAGCGCGGTTCGCTGCCGGTGTACGTCGGCACGATCTTCGTGGTGTTCGTCGCCGCGGAGGTCACGGCTCTCGTGGCGAGCGACATCGACCGATTCCAGCTGTCCGCCTGGCACACGCCTGCCCAGATCGTGGTGGCGCCGATCATGGCGGCGGCCGGCATCTTCGCCGTCCGTGCCCAGAAGCGCTACACCGGCGTCGTGCTCGTGTCGGTCACCGGGCTCGGCATGGTCGCGCTGTTCGCGACGAGCGGCGCCCCCGACCTGGCGCTCACCCAGATCCTCGTCGAGACCGTCACGATGGTCACGTTCGCCCTCGTGCTGCGCCGGCTTCCCGCCCGCATGGGCGAGCACAATGCCTCGGTCGGCCGCATCCCGCGCGCTCTCCTCGGCATCGGTGTCGGCCTCACGATGGCGCTGATCGCCGTCGTCGCCACCCAGTCCCGCGTCGCCGACCCGATCTCGGCGGCGTTCCCCAAGCTCGCCTACGAGATCGGACACGGCAAGAACGTCGTCAACGTCGCCCTGGTCGACCTGCGTGGCTGGGACACCATGGGCGAGCTGTCGGTGCTCGTGCTGGCGGCGACCGGCGTGGCATCCCTCGTCTTCGTGACCCACCGCGCCGACCTGCTCGCCGCCACGCGCACGCTGCCCCGCGCGACCAGGAAGGCCGCGCGCAGCCGGCCGCTCGTCGAGACCACCGAGGGCATCCGCTTCCAGACCGTCGAGAACCAGGCCAGCCCCCGTGCGTGGCTCGTGGGCGGTCAGAAGATGAAACCCGAGAACCGGTCGATCCTGCTCGAGGTGATCGTCCGCATCCTCTTCCACACGATCATCGTCGTGTCGATCTTCCTGCTCTTCGCCGGACACAACCTCCCCGGCGGCGGATTCGCCGGCGGTCTCGTCGCGGGAATGGCCCTGGTCATGCGCTATATCGCGGGTGGACGCTGGGAGCTCGGCGCGGCAGCCCCGACCGATGCCGGACGCCTCCTGGGCGCGGGTCTGATCCTCGCGGTCGGCACGGCCGTCATCCCCCTCTTCTTCGGCCTCGCGCCGCTCACCAGTTCGTTCTGGGAGTGGGAGATCCCCGGCATCGGACACATGGAGTTCGTCACCTCGACCATCTTCGACATCGGCGTGTACCTCGTCGTGATCGGCCTCGTGCTCGACGTGCTGCGCAGCCTCGGCGCCGAGGTCGACCGTCAGGCGCAGGACATGCGTGAGCGGGGGGTGAGCGTCTGA
- a CDS encoding Na+/H+ antiporter subunit D: MTALVPLLVGLPLLGAAITLIFGRNARLQVAVTVLTLAAVSVIAAVLLVAVDAGEPLAVSVGGWPVPFGIVLYVDRLAALLVLISSIVLLAVLLFSIGQGVADGTDETPISIFNPSYLILAAGIFNAFIAGDLFNLYVGFEILLVASYVLITLGSTESRIRTGAVYIVVSLVSSILFLAAIAMIYGALGTVNMAQIAERMTELPQETQLVLHLMLVVAFGIKAAIFPVSFWLPDSYPTAPAPVTAVFAGLLTKVGVYALIRTETQLFADNSIDTLLLIIALATMIVGVLGAVAQAELKRILSFTLVSHVGYMIFGLAIATPAAIGATVYYIVHHIVVQTTLFLAVGLVERRAGSTSILRVKGLLKVAPVIAVLYFIPAINLGGLPPFSGFIGKFALFEAAASVGTPLMIVLIVGGIVTSLLTLYALMRAWNLAFWREEEDSSETEGRISYLGNAPAADEQQERRRIPKIMTYATAGMVAVTVALTVFAGPLYALCDRIGATLLEPVSLVQLQDEVDG, from the coding sequence GTGACCGCGCTCGTCCCCCTGCTCGTCGGGCTGCCGCTGCTCGGCGCGGCCATCACCCTCATCTTCGGGCGCAATGCCCGTCTGCAGGTCGCCGTCACCGTACTGACCCTCGCAGCGGTCTCGGTGATCGCCGCCGTGCTGCTCGTGGCCGTGGATGCCGGTGAGCCGCTCGCGGTCTCGGTCGGCGGATGGCCGGTGCCCTTCGGCATCGTGCTCTACGTCGATCGGCTAGCCGCCCTCCTCGTGCTGATCTCGAGCATCGTGCTGCTCGCGGTACTCCTCTTCTCGATCGGCCAGGGTGTCGCGGACGGCACCGACGAGACCCCGATCTCGATCTTCAACCCCTCATACCTGATCCTCGCGGCGGGCATCTTCAACGCCTTCATCGCGGGTGACCTGTTCAACCTCTACGTGGGCTTCGAGATCCTGCTCGTCGCGTCGTACGTGCTCATCACGCTCGGCAGCACCGAGTCGCGCATCCGCACCGGCGCGGTCTACATCGTCGTGTCGCTGGTCTCGTCGATCCTCTTCCTCGCCGCGATCGCCATGATCTACGGGGCGCTCGGCACCGTGAACATGGCGCAGATCGCCGAGCGGATGACCGAGCTCCCGCAGGAGACGCAGCTCGTGCTGCACCTGATGCTGGTCGTCGCGTTCGGCATCAAGGCGGCCATCTTCCCCGTGTCCTTCTGGCTGCCCGACTCCTACCCGACCGCTCCGGCCCCCGTCACCGCGGTGTTCGCCGGCCTGCTGACGAAGGTCGGCGTTTACGCGCTGATCCGCACCGAGACGCAGCTCTTCGCCGACAACAGCATCGACACCCTGCTGCTGATCATCGCGCTCGCAACCATGATCGTCGGGGTGCTCGGCGCCGTGGCACAAGCCGAGTTGAAACGCATCCTGTCGTTCACCCTGGTCAGCCACGTCGGCTACATGATCTTCGGGTTGGCGATCGCGACCCCTGCGGCGATCGGCGCGACGGTGTACTACATCGTTCACCACATCGTCGTGCAGACCACCCTCTTCCTCGCCGTCGGTCTGGTGGAGCGTCGCGCCGGCAGTACGTCGATCCTTCGCGTGAAGGGGCTGCTGAAAGTCGCACCGGTGATCGCCGTGCTCTACTTCATCCCCGCGATCAACCTGGGCGGACTGCCGCCGTTCTCCGGATTCATCGGCAAGTTCGCGCTCTTCGAGGCCGCGGCATCCGTCGGCACGCCCCTCATGATCGTGCTGATCGTCGGCGGCATCGTCACCTCCCTGCTCACGCTCTACGCGCTGATGCGCGCCTGGAACCTCGCCTTCTGGCGCGAGGAGGAGGACTCGAGCGAGACCGAAGGACGCATCTCGTACCTGGGCAATGCACCCGCGGCAGACGAGCAGCAGGAGCGCCGCCGCATCCCGAAGATCATGACGTATGCCACGGCGGGCATGGTCGCGGTCACCGTCGCGCTCACGGTCTTCGCCGGACCGCTGTACGCGCTCTGCGACCGCATCGGTGCCACGCTGCTCGAGCCGGTCAGCCTGGTGCAGCTGCAGGATGAGGTCGACGGATGA